GGCGCAGCTCGGCGCGGTTGCGCTCCTCCAGCTCGTTGAACGAGCTCCAGCCGGAGAACGCCGCGGGGATGGTCGCGCGCTTCAGCCATCCGCCGTTCGCGTACTTGTAGAAGTTCTCGCACGGCGCGCACGTCGTGTCGAGGTTCGCGCGGTCGAGCGGCGGCATCGGCGTCGTCTGCGCACGGAGGGCCGCGGGGGCCAGCAGGAGCGCGAGCGCGGCGCGGCGGAGGGCGAGACGGAGCATGAGAGGGGCGCTGGGGTGGGACGCGGGCACCGGGAGAGGGTACCCGCGGTGGGACAGCGCGCCAGACGTCGGGGGTTTCTCGTCGCGGGGCGGGGGCGAGGCGCGACGCGCGCGGGACGAGGCGTGTGAGCGCGGTTAACATCACGCCATGCGCCGACGCCTCGTCCTCACTCTCGCTCTCGTCGCGTGCCGCGCCCCGGCGCCCGCGACCACCTCGCCGCCGCGGATGCAGCTCGTCCTGCTCGCCGGCCAGTCGAACATGGCCGGCCGCGGCACGGTCGAAGCCGAGGACCGCGTGCCGCATCCACGCGTGCTGATGCTCGACCGCGACGGCCGGTGGATCCCCGCGGTCGACCCGGTGCACTTCGACAAGCCGATCGCCGGCGTGGGACCGGGGCGCAGCTTCGGGCTCGCGCTCGCGGCGCGCGACACCACCGCGGTCGTCGGCCTCGTGCCGACCGCCGTCGGCGGCTCGTCGATCCGGGCGTGGGTGCCCGCCGGCTACGACTCGGCCACGCGCACGCACCCGTACGACGACGCGGTCGCGCGCATCCGGCTCGCGCGCTCGTCGGGCGCGTTCGTGGCGATTCTGTGGCACCAGGGCGAGAGCGACGGCGACGCGCGCGGCGTGGCCGAGTACGAGGGGCGGCTGCGCGAGCTGATCGCGCGGCTGCGCGCGGAGACCGGCGCGCCTAACGCGCCGTTCCTGATCGGGGAGCTCGGCCACTTCCCCGAGAAGCCGTGGACGCCGGGGCGCGCGGCGATCGACTCCATCCACCGCCTCGTCGCGGCGACGACGCCGAACGCGGCGTACGTCTCGGCCGAGGGGCTCACGCACCGCGGCGACACGCTGCACTTCTCCTCGGCGGCGGCGCGGGAGCTCGGCCGACGGTACGCGGCGGCGTACGCGAGGTTGGAGTCCGTGGAACGACATTGAACCGCAGAGGACGCAGAGGACGCAGAGGAGAACCAAACGCACCGAGCTGGTTTCCTCTGCGTCCTCTGCGTCCTCTGCGGTTCAATGTCTCTTCCTCGGCTGTGTCGTTCGACCCACGCGCCGCTCTATCCCGGGAGAGACATTGACGCCACCGTAGAATCGTCCAGCGCCGCCCTGCCCCCATGAAGCGCATCCTCGTCGTCGAAGACAGCACCGACCTCGCCGGCGGGCTCCAGCGGAACCTGGAGCACGAGGGCCACCGGGTGCGCGTCGCCGGGACCGCCGCCGACGCGATCACGCTCGCGCTGGGCGAGGTGCCGGACCTCATCGTGCTCGACCTCGGTCTCCCCGACCGCGACGGCTACCACGTGCTCGCCACCCTGCGCGAGCGCGGCTGCCAGAGCCCGGTGCTCATCCTCTCCGCGCGCGGGCTCGAGGCGGACAAGGTGCGCGGCTTCCGGCTGGGCGCCGACGACTACGTCACGAAGCCGTTCGGCGTGGTGGAGCTCATGGCACGCATCGGCGCGCATCTGCGGCGGGCGACGGGGAGCAGCGCGGCCGCGGAAGGGGGCACGCTGAGCGACGATGCGCTGCGCGAGCGCTACGGGCTCACCGACCGCGAGATCGAGGTCGCGCGCCTGCTCGCCCTCGGCGCGTCGAACGCGGAGATCGGTGAGGCGCTCGGCATCGCGGCGATGACGGCCCGCAACCACACGGAGCGCATCCTCCTCAAGCTCGGCGCGTCGACGCGCGCGCGGGTGGGCGCGGTGCTGCGCGGACAGGTGCCGTGGGGCGCGGCCTGACGCCGGCGTTCGTTAGGCGCCTGCGGGCGCGCGGATGGCGCTCGCTCGTCGTGAGCGCCGCGCTGTTCGGCACGACGCTCATCTCCGTCGCCGGCGCGTGGGCCGCGCGGCAGGCGTGGGTCGAGCATCAACGGTCGGTGGACGCGGCGCTGCGCGAGTACGCGCGCTACGCGGCGCGTGCCTACGGCGAGCAGATGACCGCGGCGCTCGGCCTCCTGCGTGCCCAGGCGGCCGCGGCGGCGAGCGTCCCGGCGAGCTCGCATCCGCTGACGCTCGCCGAGTTCGCGGCGGCCGCTGGCGCGGTGCTCGATCGGCGCGCGTCGTACGCGGGCGACCGGTGGCGCGGCTTCTACCGCATGGACCTGCGCGACGGACGCTACGAGGCGACCGGCGCCGCGGCGGACGACGCGGTGCTGCGCGACTCGATCCCGGCGATCGCGCGCCGCACGACGGCGCACGCCGAGCCCGCGGGCCTCCCGCCATTCGCGTTCCTCCGCCACGGCGGCGAGGTGCTCATCGTCGTCGTCGCGGTGCAGCGCGACGCGCGCGACGTGCCGGTGGCGGCGTTCGGCTACGTCGGGTCGCGGCTCCGCATGTACGCGGCGGCCACCGCCGGCGTCGCCCGTCGATCGCCGATGCTGCTGCCACCGTCGACCATCACGACGTCGTGGCTCTACGGCGAGACGACCAGCGAGGACACGCTCGTCGCGCTCCAGGTGCTCGGCGACGCGGGCGAGGAGTACTATCGCACGCCGCGGCAGTACGTGTCCGACGCGAGCGGCGAGTTCGTGTTCCGCGGGATGTCGACGAGCACCATCCGCGCGACGCTCCACCCCGCGCTCGCGGCGCGCATCCGCGCGAGCTACCTGCACGACGACCGACGCGCGCTGCAGCTGCTGCTGCCGCTGCTCGCGTTGGGCCTCGCCGCCGCGGGGGTCGTGCACCTGCGGCGCGAGCGCGAGCTGCAGCAGGCGCGGCGCGACTTCGTGGCCAGCGTGTCGCACGAGCTGCGCACGCCGCTCGCGCAGATCCGCATGTTCAGCGAGACGCTGCTGCTGCGCCGCGAGCGCGACGAGGAGGAGCGCGCGCGCTGGCTCGGCGTGATCGGCCGCGAGGCGCGCCGGCTCGGCGATCTCGTGGAGAACATCCTCCTGTTCTCGCACGCCGAGTCCGCACGGCTGCGGCTCGAGCCGGAGCGCACGGACCTCG
The window above is part of the Gemmatirosa kalamazoonensis genome. Proteins encoded here:
- a CDS encoding sialate O-acetylesterase, which codes for MRRRLVLTLALVACRAPAPATTSPPRMQLVLLAGQSNMAGRGTVEAEDRVPHPRVLMLDRDGRWIPAVDPVHFDKPIAGVGPGRSFGLALAARDTTAVVGLVPTAVGGSSIRAWVPAGYDSATRTHPYDDAVARIRLARSSGAFVAILWHQGESDGDARGVAEYEGRLRELIARLRAETGAPNAPFLIGELGHFPEKPWTPGRAAIDSIHRLVAATTPNAAYVSAEGLTHRGDTLHFSSAAARELGRRYAAAYARLESVERH
- a CDS encoding sensor histidine kinase, translated to MGRGLTPAFVRRLRARGWRSLVVSAALFGTTLISVAGAWAARQAWVEHQRSVDAALREYARYAARAYGEQMTAALGLLRAQAAAAASVPASSHPLTLAEFAAAAGAVLDRRASYAGDRWRGFYRMDLRDGRYEATGAAADDAVLRDSIPAIARRTTAHAEPAGLPPFAFLRHGGEVLIVVVAVQRDARDVPVAAFGYVGSRLRMYAAATAGVARRSPMLLPPSTITTSWLYGETTSEDTLVALQVLGDAGEEYYRTPRQYVSDASGEFVFRGMSTSTIRATLHPALAARIRASYLHDDRRALQLLLPLLALGLAAAGVVHLRRERELQQARRDFVASVSHELRTPLAQIRMFSETLLLRRERDEEERARWLGVIGREARRLGDLVENILLFSHAESARLRLEPERTDLGELVEEVVEAYVPIAASRHMRIVADAPSRIYALVDPRALRQVAVNLLDNALKYGPARQTVTVEVERVARDDAQRDEAQWARIAVTDEGPGVPAAERERVWRPFVRLGDEGGTSGGSGIGLAVVRSLVDQHGGRVSIEDGPAGRGARVVVLLPLAAQAPPLGAPPNGSRVTASGAPA
- a CDS encoding response regulator — translated: MKRILVVEDSTDLAGGLQRNLEHEGHRVRVAGTAADAITLALGEVPDLIVLDLGLPDRDGYHVLATLRERGCQSPVLILSARGLEADKVRGFRLGADDYVTKPFGVVELMARIGAHLRRATGSSAAAEGGTLSDDALRERYGLTDREIEVARLLALGASNAEIGEALGIAAMTARNHTERILLKLGASTRARVGAVLRGQVPWGAA